A window of the Deinococcus aestuarii genome harbors these coding sequences:
- a CDS encoding molybdopterin oxidoreductase family protein, producing the protein MTAPAPTRDVFLTCPLDCPDACRLRVTLARGEDGVERAVKLTGDADHPYTRGFACAKTVHYPARQNHPDRPLYPLRRVNPKTDPEPRFERVTWDEALDDIAARLRTLLDTRGPASILRYHYAGTMGLMENSHAHTLWRALGTPELDETICATAGSAAWQVGYGPRYGVDPLDVPHARLIILWGINSLSTNIHLTPQMTAARKNGARIIHIDPYRNRTSQYADTHLKLRPGTDAALALGVMHELFAHGWTDETYIAEATQGVEELREAASEWTPERTAEVTGLTVEEVRDLAHAIGTTRPTYIRVGYGMTRHENGGTNLRAVTLISALTGDWRHRGGGVVLSTSGAFALNRTRLGGAHLVKPETPHVNMNELANALAPEAGFGAVVVYNCNPAVVAPDSGRVRAGLMRDDLLVVVLEQAMTETARLADYVLPATTFMEHPDVYPSYGHHWLGYNEAVLEAPGETRPNTWVFRELARRLGVTEPSVYWTVDDLMREVLATDHPHLAGVTPERLKAEGTVHLNLPEVYLPYAHGAPTPSGKVELSPAPQHREPQAQLNADYPLRLLTPPAHHFLNSTYGNLDRLNRAEGSEPQVLVHPEDAEAYGLSDGDRAVIRSEVGRALRRVKVTEAAQPGVAVVEGTWWGLSAPDGTSINALTAQTLTDLGAGSTFHNTRVRIEAGVEGEGFVPR; encoded by the coding sequence ATGACCGCGCCCGCCCCCACCCGCGACGTGTTCCTCACCTGCCCCCTCGACTGCCCGGACGCCTGCCGCCTGCGGGTGACCCTGGCGCGTGGCGAGGATGGCGTGGAGCGCGCGGTGAAACTCACGGGCGACGCGGACCACCCCTACACGCGGGGTTTCGCCTGCGCCAAGACCGTCCACTACCCGGCGCGGCAGAACCACCCCGACCGTCCGCTGTACCCGCTGCGGCGCGTCAACCCCAAGACCGACCCCGAGCCCCGCTTCGAGCGCGTGACCTGGGACGAGGCGCTGGACGACATCGCCGCCCGGCTGAGGACGCTGCTCGACACGCGCGGCCCCGCCTCCATCCTGCGTTACCACTACGCGGGCACGATGGGGCTGATGGAGAACTCGCACGCCCATACGCTGTGGCGCGCGCTGGGCACCCCCGAACTCGACGAGACGATCTGCGCGACGGCGGGCTCGGCGGCGTGGCAGGTGGGCTACGGTCCGCGCTACGGGGTCGATCCCCTCGACGTGCCGCACGCCCGCCTGATCATCCTGTGGGGCATCAACTCGCTGAGCACGAACATCCACCTCACCCCGCAGATGACGGCGGCGCGCAAGAACGGTGCGCGCATCATCCACATCGACCCCTACCGCAACCGCACGAGCCAGTACGCCGACACCCACCTCAAGCTCAGGCCCGGCACCGACGCGGCCCTCGCCCTGGGGGTGATGCACGAACTCTTCGCCCACGGCTGGACGGACGAGACGTACATCGCCGAGGCGACGCAGGGGGTGGAGGAGCTGCGCGAGGCGGCCTCGGAATGGACGCCCGAGCGCACGGCGGAGGTCACCGGCCTGACCGTGGAGGAGGTGCGCGACCTCGCCCACGCCATCGGCACCACGCGGCCCACGTATATCCGGGTGGGCTATGGGATGACCCGGCACGAGAACGGCGGGACGAACCTGCGCGCCGTCACCCTGATCTCCGCGCTGACGGGCGACTGGCGGCACCGGGGCGGGGGCGTCGTCCTGAGCACGAGTGGGGCTTTCGCGCTGAACCGCACCCGGCTGGGGGGCGCGCATCTCGTCAAGCCCGAGACGCCGCACGTCAACATGAACGAGCTGGCGAACGCCCTCGCGCCGGAAGCCGGGTTCGGTGCCGTCGTCGTCTACAACTGCAATCCTGCCGTCGTCGCGCCGGATTCGGGCCGAGTACGGGCGGGGCTGATGCGTGACGACCTCCTCGTCGTCGTCCTCGAACAGGCGATGACCGAGACGGCGCGGCTGGCCGATTACGTTCTGCCCGCGACGACCTTCATGGAGCACCCCGACGTGTACCCCAGCTATGGGCACCACTGGCTCGGCTACAACGAGGCTGTCTTGGAGGCCCCCGGCGAGACCCGGCCCAACACCTGGGTCTTCCGGGAACTCGCCCGCCGCCTGGGCGTCACTGAGCCGAGCGTGTACTGGACGGTGGACGACCTGATGCGCGAGGTGCTGGCGACGGATCATCCCCACCTCGCGGGAGTCACCCCCGAGCGGCTCAAGGCCGAGGGCACGGTTCACCTCAATCTGCCCGAGGTGTACCTGCCCTACGCCCACGGCGCCCCGACGCCGAGCGGGAAGGTGGAACTCTCACCCGCCCCCCAGCACCGCGAGCCCCAGGCGCAACTCAACGCCGACTACCCGCTGCGCCTGCTCACCCCGCCCGCGCACCACTTCCTGAACAGCACCTACGGCAACCTGGACCGCCTCAACCGGGCCGAGGGGAGCGAACCCCAGGTTCTCGTTCACCCCGAGGACGCCGAGGCGTACGGCCTGAGCGACGGCGACCGCGCGGTGATTCGGAGCGAGGTGGGGCGGGCCCTGCGCCGGGTGAAGGTGACGGAGGCGGCCCAGCCCGGCGTCGCCGTGGTGGAGGGGACGTGGTGGGGGCTCTCGGCGCCCGACGGCACGAGCATCAACGCGCTGACGGCTCAGACGCTGACCGACCTGGGCGCGGGCAGCACCTTTCACAACACGCGGGTCCGGATCGAGGCGGGTGTTGAGGGGGAGGGGTTCGTTCCCCGTTAA
- a CDS encoding SDR family oxidoreductase: MTRVVLITGGSRGIGAATARLAAFQGYAVGVNYRQDAEAAGEVVRDIERAGGRALAVQGDVGREEDVERLFEEVEAGLGRVTALVNNAGVLERQTRVDGMDAARLSRVLTTNVIGSFLCAGAAVRRMSTRRGGAGGVIVNVSSRAAVLGSPGEYVDYAASKGAVDTLTVGLAREVAAEGIRVCAVRPGIIETEIHALGGEPDRVTRLASGIPMERGGSPEEVARAILWLLSDEASYVTGALLDVGGGR, encoded by the coding sequence ATGACCAGGGTTGTCCTCATCACGGGCGGGAGCCGGGGCATCGGCGCGGCCACGGCCCGCCTCGCGGCGTTTCAGGGCTACGCGGTGGGGGTGAACTACCGGCAGGACGCCGAGGCGGCAGGGGAGGTCGTGCGGGACATCGAGCGGGCGGGTGGCCGCGCCCTCGCGGTGCAGGGCGACGTGGGGCGCGAGGAGGACGTGGAGCGGCTGTTCGAGGAGGTGGAGGCGGGGCTGGGCCGGGTCACGGCGCTGGTGAACAACGCGGGCGTGCTGGAGCGGCAGACGCGGGTGGACGGGATGGACGCGGCCCGGCTCTCCCGGGTCCTGACGACCAACGTGATCGGCAGCTTCCTGTGTGCGGGGGCGGCGGTGCGCCGCATGTCCACCCGGCGCGGGGGCGCGGGCGGCGTGATCGTCAACGTCTCGTCGCGCGCCGCCGTGCTGGGGTCGCCGGGCGAGTACGTCGATTACGCGGCCTCCAAGGGAGCGGTCGATACGCTGACGGTCGGCCTGGCGCGCGAGGTGGCCGCCGAGGGCATCCGGGTCTGCGCGGTGCGCCCCGGAATCATCGAGACCGAAATTCACGCCCTGGGAGGTGAGCCGGATCGTGTTACCCGGCTGGCCTCCGGCATCCCGATGGAGCGCGGCGGCAGCCCGGAGGAGGTCGCCCGGGCCATCCTGTGGCTCCTCTCGGACGAGGCGAGCTACGTCACCGGGGCGCTGCTGGACGTGGGAGGCGGGCGCTGA
- a CDS encoding ArsC/Spx/MgsR family protein: protein MPDPQVQMFGLKKSAATRAAERFFKERRVKIHFVDLAAKPIARGELTRFVQKFGLNALLDTGGKAYERSNLAYLRTTEDAIINRIIETPELLRLPLVRGGKVLTVGEDPEGWTRMLEG from the coding sequence ATGCCCGACCCTCAGGTTCAGATGTTCGGCCTCAAGAAGAGTGCGGCCACCCGCGCCGCCGAGCGCTTTTTCAAGGAACGGCGGGTCAAGATTCACTTCGTCGATCTGGCGGCCAAGCCCATCGCCAGGGGGGAATTGACCCGCTTCGTGCAGAAGTTCGGCCTGAACGCCCTGCTGGACACGGGGGGCAAGGCGTACGAGCGCAGCAACCTCGCCTACCTCCGCACGACCGAAGACGCCATTATCAATCGGATCATCGAGACGCCGGAGCTGCTGCGCCTGCCCCTGGTGCGCGGCGGCAAGGTGCTGACGGTGGGCGAGGACCCGGAGGGCTGGACGCGGATGCTGGAGGGGTGA
- a CDS encoding alpha/beta hydrolase: protein MKRVVLSLLLSSAALAATPPVPPTGTSPLAQAQPGPEVTLPEALRFPHPLGDAFLFRPAACTPACPLVIVSHSRGMTAEVSLTRPHLRSLYARLLGAGYAVLVSNDAGATTWGAPQALTYLADMRSRAIRTFPFNGRTYNFGYSMGGLPALLTAYLPVYPVSGVILLDAQVNLNDAWKGSNATFRADIGTAHGVSLLAPLPPRRDPAEFFTGPQATQLPVLVAGSPEDQVVSFARNGEALFSRNTSDHSRLVRLTGPHLGGSHFGDALVNEMLTFLGRLEQRVTPDQGALPRPSGEGN from the coding sequence ATGAAGCGCGTGGTGCTCTCCCTCCTCCTGTCCTCCGCCGCCCTCGCCGCCACGCCTCCCGTGCCGCCGACGGGGACGTCCCCACTGGCCCAGGCCCAGCCGGGCCCGGAGGTCACGTTGCCCGAGGCCCTGCGCTTTCCGCACCCGCTCGGCGACGCCTTCCTGTTCCGCCCCGCCGCGTGCACCCCCGCCTGCCCGCTGGTGATCGTCTCGCACTCGCGCGGGATGACCGCCGAGGTCAGCCTGACCCGCCCGCACCTGCGCTCCCTATACGCGCGGCTGCTGGGCGCCGGGTACGCGGTCCTCGTGAGCAACGACGCGGGGGCGACGACCTGGGGGGCGCCGCAGGCCCTGACCTACCTCGCGGACATGCGCTCGCGGGCCATCCGCACCTTCCCCTTCAACGGGCGCACCTACAACTTCGGGTACTCGATGGGCGGCCTGCCCGCCCTGCTCACGGCGTATCTTCCCGTGTATCCGGTGTCGGGCGTGATCCTGCTCGACGCGCAGGTGAACCTGAACGACGCCTGGAAGGGAAGCAACGCCACCTTTCGGGCCGACATCGGCACGGCCCACGGGGTCAGCCTGCTCGCGCCGCTCCCCCCCAGGCGGGACCCGGCCGAGTTCTTCACCGGGCCGCAGGCAACCCAGCTTCCGGTCCTCGTCGCGGGCAGCCCGGAGGATCAGGTTGTGTCGTTCGCGCGCAACGGCGAGGCGCTCTTCTCGCGGAATACCTCCGACCACAGCCGCCTCGTGCGCCTGACCGGCCCGCACCTCGGCGGCTCGCACTTCGGCGACGCCCTCGTGAACGAGATGCTGACCTTCCTGGGCCGTCTGGAGCAGAGGGTCACGCCTGATCAGGGCGCCCTTCCCCGTCCGTCGGGCGAGGGCAACTAG
- the ruvB gene encoding Holliday junction branch migration DNA helicase RuvB: MTEVNDPALRPKTLTEYVGQERLKEKMTVYLQAAKGRREALDHTMLFGPPGLGKTTLAHIIAHELGVNIRVTSGPAIEKPGDLAAILTNSLEEGDVLFIDEIHRLGRVAEEHLYPAMEDYKLDIVLGQGPAARTIELPLPRFTLVGATTRPGLITAPMRSRFGIIEHLEYYTPTEIGTNLLRDARLLGFGLTEDAAVEIGARSRGTMRIAKRLLRRVRDYAEVAGEKTIELPRALDALDRLGLDSAGLDDRDKKYLETLIHRFAGGPVGVDTLATAISEDALTLEDVYEPYLIQLGFIKRTPRGRVATAHAYDHLGLPVGGRDEDGVGVYTN, from the coding sequence ATGACTGAAGTGAACGACCCCGCCCTGCGGCCCAAGACGCTGACGGAATACGTCGGCCAGGAGCGGCTCAAGGAGAAGATGACGGTGTATCTCCAGGCCGCCAAGGGCCGCCGGGAGGCGCTCGACCACACGATGCTCTTCGGCCCGCCCGGGCTGGGCAAGACGACGCTGGCGCACATCATCGCGCATGAGCTGGGGGTGAACATCCGCGTCACCTCGGGTCCGGCCATCGAGAAGCCGGGGGACCTCGCCGCCATCCTCACGAACAGTCTGGAAGAGGGCGACGTGCTGTTCATCGACGAGATTCACCGCCTGGGCCGGGTGGCGGAGGAACACCTCTACCCCGCGATGGAGGACTACAAGCTCGACATCGTGCTGGGGCAGGGCCCGGCGGCCAGGACCATCGAGCTGCCGCTGCCACGCTTCACGCTGGTGGGGGCGACCACCCGCCCGGGGCTGATCACCGCACCGATGCGCTCGCGCTTCGGCATCATCGAGCACCTGGAGTACTACACGCCCACCGAGATCGGCACCAACCTGCTGCGCGACGCCCGCCTGCTGGGCTTCGGGCTGACCGAGGACGCCGCCGTGGAGATCGGCGCCCGGTCGCGCGGCACGATGCGTATTGCCAAGAGGTTGCTGCGCCGCGTACGCGACTACGCCGAGGTTGCGGGCGAGAAGACTATTGAGCTGCCCCGCGCGCTCGACGCCCTCGACCGCCTGGGGCTGGACTCGGCGGGCCTGGACGACCGCGACAAGAAGTACCTGGAGACGCTGATTCACCGTTTCGCGGGCGGGCCGGTGGGCGTGGACACCCTCGCCACCGCCATCAGCGAGGACGCCCTGACGCTGGAGGACGTGTACGAGCCGTACCTGATCCAGCTCGGCTTCATCAAGCGCACCCCCCGGGGCCGCGTCGCCACCGCCCACGCCTACGACCACCTGGGGCTGCCGGTGGGTGGACGGGACGAGGACGGGGTGGGGGTGTACACGAACTGA
- a CDS encoding acyltransferase: MTTPSATDASAAPTTVPEGRSDAGSRLPAVDVFRGMAIVAVVAHHLTGLALRHAEAGSTLSLGIAVINRSLHFVVPAFVFMTALVLIRSAMRRLDLGKYYAARIRTALLPYLLWTVLYILFRVVTRQDPPSVLADPERWQVWVQYGKGYFHLYFLLIVLQFYLVLPLLLPLWRRRWPFLGVLVVAFALQGLVFWLNRTGVLNFRFPGTMALWYIPSITLGMYFGANAGLFEALWARWRWWFVGAAVLALAWYVPVAVALLQGARVSSVTYSAANWTFTAAAVLALFGLAQVLAPFQTRWRGALVYLGTVSLQIYLLHPAVLWFLERVGFPGSPALFLVVLAGYGLIALGIPILIARRLEGKALSRWLFGR, from the coding sequence ATGACCACGCCCTCCGCCACCGACGCCTCCGCCGCTCCCACCACGGTGCCGGAGGGGCGCAGTGACGCCGGGTCCCGCCTCCCGGCCGTGGACGTGTTCCGGGGAATGGCGATTGTCGCGGTCGTGGCGCACCACCTCACCGGCCTCGCCCTGCGGCACGCGGAGGCGGGCTCGACCCTGAGCCTCGGCATCGCCGTCATCAACCGCAGCCTGCACTTCGTGGTGCCCGCCTTCGTCTTCATGACGGCGCTGGTGCTCATCCGCTCGGCGATGCGGCGCCTCGACCTCGGGAAGTATTACGCGGCCCGCATCCGCACGGCGCTGCTGCCGTACCTGCTGTGGACGGTGCTCTACATACTCTTCCGGGTCGTTACCCGTCAGGACCCCCCCTCGGTCCTCGCCGACCCGGAGCGCTGGCAGGTGTGGGTGCAGTACGGCAAGGGGTACTTCCACCTCTACTTCCTCCTGATCGTCCTCCAGTTCTACCTCGTGCTGCCGCTGCTGCTTCCCCTGTGGCGGCGGCGCTGGCCGTTCCTGGGGGTGCTGGTCGTCGCCTTCGCGTTGCAAGGCCTGGTGTTCTGGCTCAACCGCACGGGTGTCCTCAACTTCCGCTTCCCCGGCACGATGGCGCTGTGGTACATCCCGTCCATCACCCTGGGCATGTACTTCGGCGCGAACGCGGGGTTGTTCGAGGCGCTGTGGGCTCGCTGGCGGTGGTGGTTCGTGGGCGCTGCCGTGCTGGCGCTGGCGTGGTACGTGCCCGTCGCGGTGGCGCTGCTCCAGGGCGCGCGGGTGAGCAGCGTGACCTACAGCGCGGCGAACTGGACCTTCACGGCGGCGGCGGTGCTTGCCCTGTTCGGGCTGGCGCAGGTGCTGGCCCCCTTCCAGACGCGGTGGAGAGGGGCCCTCGTCTACCTGGGCACGGTGAGCCTGCAAATCTACCTGCTGCACCCGGCGGTGCTGTGGTTTCTGGAACGGGTGGGCTTTCCGGGGAGTCCGGCCCTGTTCCTCGTCGTGCTCGCCGGGTACGGGCTCATTGCGCTGGGCATCCCCATCCTGATCGCGCGGCGGCTGGAGGGCAAGGCGCTGTCCCGCTGGCTGTTCGGTCGCTGA